In the Magnetococcales bacterium genome, one interval contains:
- a CDS encoding DUF1640 domain-containing protein, whose protein sequence is MTTIAFDTLEFTEQLKASGVPDDQAKGHAKAMARLMEQVEKSHAKELATKKDIAELKRDVAELKAEMIKWMFGVSAGQAMFIIAILKLFPSH, encoded by the coding sequence ATGACGACGATTGCGTTTGACACCCTGGAATTCACGGAGCAACTCAAGGCGTCCGGTGTACCGGATGACCAGGCCAAGGGGCACGCCAAGGCCATGGCCCGCCTCATGGAGCAGGTGGAAAAATCCCACGCCAAGGAACTGGCCACCAAAAAAGATATCGCCGAACTCAAGAGAGACGTTGCCGAACTCAAAGCTGAAATGATCAAATGGATGTTCGGAGTGTCAGCCGGTCAGGCAATGTTCATCATCGCTATTCTAAAGTTGTTTCCATCGCACTGA